A region of Macaca thibetana thibetana isolate TM-01 chromosome 20, ASM2454274v1, whole genome shotgun sequence DNA encodes the following proteins:
- the LOC126944112 gene encoding uncharacterized protein LOC126944112, whose amino-acid sequence MPVQGSQRRLLGSLNSTPTATPHLGLAANQTGAQCLEVSIPDGLFLSLGLVSLVENVLVVTAIAKNRNLHSPMYCFICCLALSDLLVSGSNMLETAVTLLLEAGALAARAAVVQQLDNVIDVITCSSMLSSLCFLGAIAVDRYISIFYALRYHSIVTLPRARRAVAAIWVVSVLCSTLFIAYYDHAAVLLCLVVFFLAMLVLMAVLYIHMLAQACQHAQGIARLHKRQRLAHQGFGLKGAATLTILLGIFFLCWGPFFLHLTLIVLCPQHPTCSCIFKNFNLFLALIICNAIIDPLIYAFRSQELRRTLKEVLLCSWLSGGCRAAISQLLGRPSQQPPGQPHPCVSSSPDCRPQNWELLPGRARLCWETGRILRHQRWHVQVLCAAGPTKLLWPFTEPPAGGGQVAPPLRKPATHGARSRPPSPLCVRALPSSDRTLCFFSAAPLGGSPSFRVRGGPQTAPGPALGEAWLREGRRIARGGRGRAVPRMRAGTRGAGPAGRAGFCGGASRLATRGDISRCEGRGRSYKIARPRSPTLSSQPGPPAPVRSRQQDAPSMREIVHIQAGQCGNQIGAKFWEVISDEHGIDPSGNYVGDSDLQLERISVYYNEASSHKYVPRAILVDLEPGTMDSVRSGAFGHLFRPDNFIFGQSGAGNNWAKGHYTEGAELVDSVLDVVRKECENCDCLQGFQLTHSLGGGTGSGMGTLLISKVREEYPDRIMNTFSVVPSPKVSDTVVEPYNATLSIHQLVENTDETYCIDNEALYDICFRTLKLATPTYGDLNHLVSATMSGVTTSLRFPGQLNADLRKLAVNMVPFPRLHFFMPGFAPLTARGSQQYRALTVPELTQQMFDAKNMMAACDPRHGRYLTVATVFRGRMSMKEVDEQMLAIQSKNSSYFVEWIPNNVKVAVCDIPPRGLKMSSTFIGNSTAIQELFKRISEQFTAMFRRKAFLHWYTGEGMDEMEFTEAESNMNDLVSEYQQYQDATAEEEGEMYEDDEEESEAQGPK is encoded by the exons ATGCCTGTGCAGGGATCCCAGAGAAGACTGCTGGGCTCCCTGAACTCCACCCCCACAGCCACCCCCCACCTGGGGCTGGCTGCCAACCAGACAGGAGCCCAGTGCCTAGAGGTGTCCATCCCTGATGGGCTCTTTCTCAGCTTGGGGCTGGTGAGCTTGGTGGAGAACGTGCTGGTGGTGACCGCCATTGCCAAGAACCGGAACCTCCACTCACCCATGTACTGCTTCATCTGCTGCCTGGCCCTGTCAGACCTGCTGGTGAGCGGGAGCAACATGCTGGAGACGGCCGTCACCCTCCTGCTGGAGGCCGGTGCACTGGCGGCCCGGGCTGCCGTGGTGCAGCAGCTGGACAATGTCATTGACGTGATCACCTGCAGCTCCATGCTgtccagcctctgcttcctgggcgcCATTGCCGTGGACCGCTACATCTCCATCTTCTACGCACTGCGCTACCACAGCATCGTGACGTTGCCGCGGGCACGGCGAGCCGTCGCAGCCATCTGGGTGGTCAGTGTCCTCTGCAGCACGCTCTTCATTGCCTACTACGACCACGCAGCCGTCCTGCTGTGCCTCGTGGTCTTCTTCCTGGCCATGCTGGTACTCATGGCTGTGCTGTACATCCACATGCTGGCCCAggcctgccagcacgcccaggGCATTGCCCGGCTCCACAAGAGGCAGCGTCTGGCCCACCAGGGCTTTGGCCTCAAAGGCGCTGCCACCCTCACCATCCTGCTGGGTATTTTCTTCCTCTGCTGGGGCCCCTTCTTCCTGCATCTCACACTCATTGTCCTCTGCCCCCAGCACCCCACCTGCAGCTGCATCTTCAAGAACTTCAACCTCTTTCTCGCCCTCATCATCTGCAATGCCATCATTGACCCCCTCATCTACGCCTTCCGCAGCCAGGAGCTCCGCAGGACGCTCAAGGAGGTGCTGCTGTGCTCCTG GctcagtggaggctgcagggctGCCATCAGCCAACTCCTAGGCAGGCCCAGTCAGCAGCCCCCTGGCCAGCCCCACCCCTGTGTCAGCTCCAGCCCTGACTGCCGGCCTCAGAACTGGGAGCTGCTTCCTGGCAGGGCCCGCCTGTGCTGGGAGACCGGACG CATTCTCCGACATCAGAGA TGGCACGTCCAGGTGCTGTGCGCGGCCGGGCCCACAAAGCTCCTTTGGCCTTTCACGGAGCCCCCTGCGGGAGGGGGCCAGGTGGCCCCCCCACTGCGGAAGCCGGCGACCCACGGAGCTCGCTCTCGGCCGCCGTCACCCCTCTGTGTCCGCGCCCTTCCGAGCTCTGATCGGACGCTTTGTTTCTTCTCA GCAGCTCCTCTGGGAGGCAGCCCCTCCTTTCGAGTGCGCGGGGGCCCCCagaccgcgcccggccctgcgcTGGGGGAGGCTTGGCTGCGGGAGGGGCGCCGCATTGCGCGCGGCGGGCGGGGACGCGCGGTGCCGAGGATGCGGGCGGGGACGCGCGGTGCGGGGCCTGCGGGCCGGGCGGGATTCTGCGGCGGCGCCTCCCGATTGGCCACCCGCGGTGACATCAGCCGATGCGAAGGGCGGGGCCGCAGCTATAAGATCGCGCGGCCGCGGTCCCCGACCCTCAGCAGCCAGCCCGGCCCGCCAGCGCCCGTCCGCAGCCGCCAGCAAGACGCGCCCAGCATGAGGGAGATCGTGCACATCCAGGCCGGCCAGTGCGGCAACCAGATCGGGGCCAAG TTCTGGGAAGTCATCAGTGATGAGCATGGCATCGACCCCAGCGGCAACTACGTGGGCGACTCGGACTTGCAGCTGGAGCGGATCAGCGTCTACTACAATGAGGCCTCCT CTCACAAGTACGTGCCTCGGGCCATTCTGGTTGACCTGGAACCTGGAACCATGGACAGTGTCCGCTCAGGGGCCTTTGGACATCTTTTCAGGCCTGACAATTTCATCTTTG GTCAGAGTGGGGCTGGCAACAACTGGGCCAAGGGTCACTACACGGAGGGTGCGGAGCTAGTGGACTCAGTTCTGGATGTCGTGCGGAAGGAGTGTGAAAACTGCGACTGCCTGCAGGGCTTCCAGCTGACCCACTCGCTGGGGGGTGGCACGGGCTCCGGCATGGGCACGCTGCTCATCAGCAAGGTGCGTGAGGAGTATCCGGACCGCATCATGAACACCTTCAGCGTCGTGCCCTCGCCCAAGGTGTCAGACACAGTGGTGGAGCCCTACAACGCCACGCTGTCCATCCACCAGCTGGTGGAGAATACGGATGAGACCTACTGCATCGACAACGAGGCGCTCTACGACATCTGCTTCCGCACCCTCAAGCTGGCCACGCCCACGTACGGGGACCTCAACCACCTGGTGTCAGCCACCATGAGCGGGGTCACCACCTCCTTGCGCTTCCCTGGCCAGCTCAACGCTGACCTGCGCAAGCTGGCCGTCAACATGGTGCCCTTCCCCCGTCTGCACTTCTTCATGCCCGGCTTTGCCCCCCTCACAGCCCGGGGCAGCCAGCAGTACCGGGCCCTGACCGTGCCCGAGCTCACCCAGCAGATGTTTGATGCCAAGAACATGATGGCTGCCTGCGACCCGCGCCACGGTCGCTACCTGACGGTGGCCACTGTGTTCCGGGGCCGCATGTCCATGAAGGAGGTGGACGAGCAGATGCTGGCCATCCAGAGCAAGAACAGCAGCTACTTCGTGGAGTGGATCCCCAACAATGTGAAGGTGGCCGTGTGTGACATCCCGCCCCGTGGCCTCAAGATGTCCTCCACCTTCATCGGGAACAGCACGGCCATCCAGGAGCTGTTCAAGCGCATCTCCGAGCAGTTCACGGCCATGTTCCGGCGCAAGGCCTTCCTGCACTGGTACACGGGCGAGGGCATGGACGAGATGGAGTTCACCGAGGCCGAGAGCAACATGAACGACCTGGTGTCCGAGTACCAGCAATACCAGGACGCCACGGCCGAGGAGGAGGGCGAGATGTACGAAGACGACGAGGAGGAGTCGGAGGCCCAGGGCCCCAAGTGA